One genomic window of Prochlorococcus marinus str. NATL2A includes the following:
- a CDS encoding DUF2834 domain-containing protein, with the protein MVRQIKWLKWVYLFLAILGAVLPTLANIEFAKSYGPAFDIQLFIELANNNPASQSLSRDLFIGSSAVFVWIISESKRLEMKNLWIVILTTFTIAFAFSAPLFLYLRELRIEEMNRN; encoded by the coding sequence ATGGTAAGACAGATTAAATGGTTAAAATGGGTTTATTTGTTTTTGGCTATATTAGGAGCCGTTTTACCTACACTTGCAAATATTGAATTTGCAAAAAGCTATGGACCTGCTTTTGATATTCAATTATTTATAGAGTTAGCTAATAATAATCCAGCCTCTCAGTCATTATCTAGAGATCTTTTTATAGGGTCATCAGCTGTATTCGTTTGGATAATTTCTGAATCAAAGAGATTAGAGATGAAAAATCTATGGATTGTAATATTGACTACATTTACAATCGCATTTGCTTTTTCAGCTCCTCTTTTTCTATATCTAAGGGAATTAAGAATTGAAGAGATGAATAGGAATTAA
- a CDS encoding PfkB family carbohydrate kinase yields the protein MRIDAPKEILSLPNLKLAVIGHVEWVTFLKVDQLPLAGQISHAKDCFEEAAGGAAVAAVQMARLINNPVDLITSLGKDNYGEKCYERLTKLGLNLKVAWREKPTRKGISLISKDGERAITVIGERLQPIGSDNLPWSDLKNYDGVFVTATDKEGIRFARKARFLSATPRTGQQTLKNSKVKLNALIGSGLDPGEKINYEELEPKPDIYISTKGESGGTIFPENIKYKPITPSSEEIDTYGCGDSFAGAVTTALSAKLNLEQAINIGAYCGAECSTHYGPY from the coding sequence ATGAGAATTGATGCTCCTAAAGAAATACTTAGCCTTCCTAACCTTAAATTAGCGGTGATCGGTCATGTTGAATGGGTAACATTCTTAAAGGTTGATCAGCTCCCATTAGCGGGACAAATTTCGCATGCAAAAGATTGCTTTGAAGAAGCAGCAGGTGGTGCGGCAGTCGCAGCTGTTCAGATGGCAAGGCTAATAAATAACCCTGTTGACTTAATCACATCATTGGGCAAAGACAATTATGGTGAAAAATGCTACGAAAGACTCACTAAACTTGGTTTAAATTTAAAAGTAGCTTGGCGTGAGAAACCAACTAGAAAAGGGATTAGCCTAATCAGCAAAGATGGAGAAAGAGCAATTACAGTTATTGGAGAAAGATTACAGCCAATCGGTTCTGATAATTTACCTTGGAGTGATTTGAAAAATTACGATGGTGTTTTTGTTACCGCTACTGACAAAGAAGGAATAAGATTCGCTAGGAAAGCTAGATTCCTCTCTGCGACTCCCCGAACAGGTCAACAAACCCTAAAGAATTCAAAAGTAAAACTCAATGCATTGATTGGGAGTGGTCTTGATCCTGGTGAAAAGATAAATTACGAAGAGCTTGAACCTAAACCAGACATATACATTTCAACAAAAGGTGAATCAGGTGGAACAATTTTTCCCGAAAATATTAAATACAAACCCATTACTCCTAGTTCTGAAGAAATAGATACCTATGGTTGTGGGGACAGTTTCGCGGGAGCTGTGACTACTGCCCTCTCAGCAAAGCTAAATTTAGAGCAAGCGATTAATATAGGTGCATATTGCGGTGCTGAATGCTCAACTCATTACGGGCCTTACTAA